In Euwallacea fornicatus isolate EFF26 chromosome 20, ASM4011564v1, whole genome shotgun sequence, a single window of DNA contains:
- the LOC136345666 gene encoding uncharacterized protein has product MTKLSLSTIYWVIKEENVIDHSFERKGTARKFKQIDAGDIDVIRRVIYNFSKENTVPILEIIREKLKDYSHYKYNCLANYTPCSRGKRIIILRAGSENGFVPNGLLFSAKNISQSSADYHEDMTAQLLEKCTIE; this is encoded by the exons ATGACTAAATTATCATTGTCAACGATTTATTGGGTTATTAAGGAAGAAAATGTTATAGACCATAGCTTTGAAAGGAAAGGGACtgcaagaaaatttaaacaaatcgaTGCCGGGGACATAGATGTTATTCGAAGGGTTATCTAcaatttttctaaagaaaataCGGTACCTATACTAGAAATAATTCGAGAAAAGCTAAAAGACTATTCACATTATAAGTATAATTGCTTGGCAAATT ATACTCCATGTTCGAGAGGCAAACGAATTATTATTCTGCGTGCTGGCAGTGAAAATGGATTTGTGCCAAACGGCTTGTTGTTCTCCGCTAAAAATATAAGCCAATCTTCTGCTGATTACCACGAAGATATGACTGCTCAACTATTAGAAAAATGTACCATTGAATAG